The nucleotide window TGAATTGTAAATATTAGAAGGTTATGGTTGAAGTTATTCTATGCGGTGTCTATCCAGTCTAAATTAGTAAGCCATTCTAGCTCGCAATTTAAGCATCAAGGTGTCATGTCGTGTCACCACTaggccttctcctcggtcACTGTGGACCGGCTGGCTTGGTTTTTGGCCTGCCTTTCTAACTCCGCCCTTTCTTCTAAGGTCAAATCGGACTCAGCCTTGCCAACCTTGATGGTGACAAACAAGAGCAGAACAACCACAGCACAAGCAGTAGCAAACCAAAAGGCGACTTGATGTCCAGTTGTGCCACCCCCCTTGGTCTCTTCGGAAACAGCAAGATCCGAAATACCGAGGAATAAGCTGATGCCCAAAAACAAGAGGCTGTTGATGAGAGCCCCTGCCAAACCCTGCCTATGCCTTGCAACATTGGTTGTGATGAAGACGTTGCTGACGATGAAGGTGATGTCTATGCCAATGGTCGAGCCGAGCATGGCAGGAAAGACCCATGCCCAAAAGTTGGCATCTTGTGGCATAAGCGCGAAGAGAAGCACGCAGGCCAGGCTTCCAAGCGCAGAAATGATCAAGAGTAGCCTACCAGGCAACAGATGAAGGGTAAACCCACCGATTGTGGCCAATAcgataccaccaccagccattGGGGCGAACCAAATGGCTGTGATGAGTGCTGTTTGTCCCATCCACTCGCTGATTCTGTTGAAAGGATTAGTCTCGCCGTTTTTCATAGTACAAGATGAGGGTTGAGCAACTCACTGGAAACTGGCGTAAAATAGGAAAACCCCGAAGATGCCATAGGCAAAGAACAGTGCGACAGTGAGCCGGACCATGTACTTTGGTTGAAAGAGATCGAACGGGAGTAGCGGCTGTTCTGCTACCCAACCTTCAATGTAGACCGCGGCGCCCAGAAGCAACACGCCAAGAATGAAAGTCACGATGATGTACGGACTCTTCCATCCGTTGGGTGCGTGAGCTCCGTCTGTCAGGGCGAATGTAGTCAAGACCAAGCCCGGCGCAATCGTAACAATGCCCCACCAGTCCATTTTGATATGGGCATTTTCCCTTCTCGTTTGCTCCATGTCTTTTGGAATGGTCACAAACGCAACAGCTGAAGAGATGAACAG belongs to Podospora bellae-mahoneyi strain CBS 112042 chromosome 6, whole genome shotgun sequence and includes:
- a CDS encoding hypothetical protein (COG:U; EggNog:ENOG503NVT4), with the translated sequence MSPSTKKGDIESPSGAESETDLELLGRQRPDVFSSTFTEVMFCASLLISMFMAEFFISGFNIILPSVSISLEIPKTSQVWPASVFSLVTGAFLLPFGRIADIYGAYWVFSIGMVWFSAWSLISGFSTNYIMLIVTRALGGFGPAAFLPTGIMLLGKLYRPGPRKNLVFALYSAFAPIGFFLGIITGGLTIEYLSWRWYFYIGSIILFISSAVAFVTIPKDMEQTRRENAHIKMDWWGIVTIAPGLVLTTFALTDGAHAPNGWKSPYIIVTFILGVLLLGAAVYIEGWVAEQPLLPFDLFQPKYMVRLTVALFFAYGIFGVFLFYASFQISEWMGQTALITAIWFAPMAGGGIVLATIGGFTLHLLPGRLLLIISALGSLACVLLFALMPQDANFWAWVFPAMLGSTIGIDITFIVSNVFITTNVARHRQGLAGALINSLLFLGISLFLGISDLAVSEETKGGGTTGHQVAFWFATACAVVVLLLFVTIKVGKAESDLTLEERAELERQAKNQASRSTVTEEKA